Genomic segment of Chiloscyllium plagiosum isolate BGI_BamShark_2017 unplaced genomic scaffold, ASM401019v2 scaf_9201, whole genome shotgun sequence:
TTGGCTGATGGTGATTTACAGGAGATTTCACTtctgtcttcctccaggcaaGTACTCAAAGGACCAAGACAATGTAATATTCCCTCGGTACAGAGCCGAGTGTGACCAGCTGCTTCTAACAAACAGCAGGTATGTTACTGCTGTCAGAGCGAAGAACATCCTTTCCACTGTCAGATTTTTCCACACATTGAGCtcagtttaagacagagatgttcaAACAATTGAGAAAATAtcagtttgtttctttctcacagttcacaatgcACATGTGTCCAGTTTGAACAAATGTCACCATTCATAGCTCATTGATATTTGCACAATTTTGAAACTGGAAAGTCTGAATTCTTGTCCAAAATATGCACTCACGAACTGAAACAGATCTGCCTACAATCACCCTCATAACGAATCACACCCTCACAGAGAATATTAGTGGCTGCCAGAGAAATACATCCCTTTACCAAATAGTAACTGACAAGCATGCATTGATACCTTTGTTCACACATTCACTTTGCAGAAACAAGCAAAAACGCATTGATGATGACACACGTATTAACAGGGCAgttacttacacacacacacacaatcttttGCAGGCACTGTCATGGATAGATTCATAACACTCAGATGTTCACATGACAGAAAGTGACACACACTCTCTTATTTTCATTGTACATACCAACGGGAATGATTTGACAACTACACTTTCATATTCAGATATCAGAAAGTATCACTTACAGATGAATAACTGTGCTCAAATGTTCACCTGTCAGAAAGTGGCATTACAGATCAATAACCAAACTCAGCTGCTGTCAGGTAGAGACTGAAGGTGATACTCTCATTCCCAGAGATAAAAGAAAAACTGACAGGTGCGTTAGGATAGCTAAAATTACATTCAGATGTCGGAAACTGACACGGACAGATAGGTAAGTACACTCACACTTTTACACAATAGTAATTGTCCTAGAAAGATTAATAAGTGCACTCCCATATTCACAATCCAGAAACTGACAGGAACAAGTTGATAACACTCCCATTTCACAGAACATGAACTGACAGGTACAGTTTGATAACTAAACTCACATTCACACAGCAGAAACTGAGAGGGTAGATTTATAACAACAGTCAAGCACTTGTATTGTAATAACTGACAGGGACACATTAATGACAACATTTACATGTTCATttcttgtcaaagatagtattacagctgtggaaaggacgatggatgaagactcgccatctgaggtagtttgggttgaggttaggaataggaaaggtgagctcaccctgttaggagttttttacaggcctcctaatagtccacGAAACgcagaagaaaggattgcgaggatgattcaaaagaagagtgaaagtaatagggaggttgttatgggggactttaactttccagatattgactgggaaagctatagctcgagttcgttagatgggtcggtNNNNNNNNNNNNNNNNNNNNNNNNNNNNNNNNNNNNNNNNNNNNNNNNNNNNNNNNNNNNNNNNNNNNNNNNNNNNNNNNNNNNNNNNNNNNNNNNNNNNNNNNNNNNNNNNNNNNNNNNNNNNNNNNNNNNNNNNNNNNNNNNNNNNNNNNNNNNNNNNNNNNNNNNNNNNNNNNNNNNNNNNNNNNNNNNNNNNNNNNNNNNNNNNNNNNNNNNNNNNNNNNNNNNNNNNNNNNNNNNNNNNNNNNNNNNNNNNNNNNNNNNNNNNNNNNNNNNNNNNNNNNNNNNNNNNNNNNNNNNNNNNNNNNNNNNNNNNNNNNNNNNNNNNNNNNNNNNNNNNNNNNNNNNNNNNNNNNNNNNNNNNNNNNNNNNNNNNNNNNNNNNNNNNNNNNNNNNNNNNNNNNNNNNNNNNNNNNNNNNNNNNNNNNNNNNNNNNNNNNNNNNNNNNNNNNNNNNNNNNNNNNNNNNNNNNNNNNNNNNNNNNNNNNNNNNNNNNNNNNNNNNNNNNNNNNNNNNNNNNNNNNNNNNNNNNNNNNNNNNNNNNNNNNNNNNNNNNNNNNNNNNNNNNNNNNNNNNNNNNNNNNNNNNNNNNNNNNNNNNNNNNNNNNNNNNNNNNNNNNNNNNNNNNNNNNNNNNNNNNNNNNNNNNNNNNNNNNNNNNNNNNNNNNNNNNNNNNNNNNNNNNNNNNNNNNNNNNNNNNNNNNNNNNNNNNNNNNNNNNNNNNNNNNGgtgaaaatagatatgtcccctgggcctgatggcatttatcctaggattctctgggaagcaagggaggagattgcagagccattggccttgatttttatgtcctctttgtctacaggagtagtgccagaagactggaggatagcagatgtggttcccttgttcaaaaaggggagtagggatagccctagtaactataggccggtgagtctcacttctgttgtgggcaaagtcttagagagaattgtaagggataggatttatgcacatctggataggaataatgtgatcaaggatagtcagcatggttttgtgaagggcaggtcgtgcctcacaaaccttattgaattctttgaaaaggtgacgaaggaggttgatgaggggatagcggtagatgtggtatatatggattttagtaaggcgtttgatgaggttccccatggtaggctactgcagaaaatatggagatatggcattgagggtgagttggaggtttgggttaggaattggctggatggaagaagacagagggtagtagttgatggcaaagtttcttcatggggtgccgtcactagcggtgttccgcaaggatctgttttgggaccattgctgtttgtcatttttataaatgacctggaagaggggttagaaggttgggtgagcaagtttgcggatgatacgaaagtctgaggagttgttgacagtgaggaaggatgtgtcaggttacagcgggatatagataaggtggcaaatggagttcaatgtagctcagtgtgaggtgattcactttggtaagagtaacaaaaagatggggtactgggctaatggtcggatacttggtagtgtggatgagcagagggatcttggtgtccatgtccacagatctttgaaagttgccacccaggtaaatagtgcggttaagaaggcatatggcgtactggcttttattggtagaggaattgagttccggagtactgaggtcattttgcagttgtataagactgtggtgcggccacatctggagtattgtgtgcagttttggtcgccatattataggaaggatgtggaggcactggaatgggtgcagaggaggtttaccaggatgttgcctggtatggtagaaagatcgtatgaggaaaggctgaggcactttgggttgtttttattggagaaaagaaggtttaggggtgacttgatagaggtgtataagatgattaggggtttagatagggttgacagtgagaatctttttccacgtatggagtcagctattacgacaagggggcatagctttaaattaagggggggtaggtataggacagatgttaggggtagattctttactcagcgagtcgtgagttcatggaatgccctgccagtagcagtggtggactcttcctcattatgggcatttggttctttactcagcgagttgtgagttcatggaatgccctgccagtagcagtggtggactctccctcattatgggcatttaagcgggcattggataggcatatggaggatagtgggctaatgtaggttaggtggccttggatcggcgcaacatcgagggccgaagggcctgtactgcgctgtattcttctatgttctatgttctatgtgacaaGAATGGACAGGTACAGGTCGATAAATGAATTTGCATATCCACAATGCAGAAAATGAGAGAGTGAGACTGTGGCTTTAACAGGTTTTTGTCTTTTTGTTCTTGAAGAGCAAATTTAAGGCAGAGACACCGAGTCATGAGAGCAAACAGTTTGAGGCCTATTGGGAATCTTCACAGTAAGCTGAAGACTCATCAACAGAAATACTTCGTgtttgagaaggagaccttgagttTATTGGTTCTGGAGAAATTCAAGAACAAAAATTACAGACTGTTTAGATGAAGCTTACTATCgcagccattcaatttgcaaATTACATACATGGCAGGGCGAGGGAACCTAATTGCCAAGGTGTTGTTGTGACTTTGATGAAAAAAGATGGAAGCGTTACACAGCAGGAAATAGTGGGCTGTCGTAGTGAgtgtttgcatgcttagagtcaaCAAAATGTGTACGTATTGTTTACTAATCATGTAAGgctaaggaatttttaaaaattaggccATCTCTGTATATTGATTTTTAAGAGGGGTGGAAGGTTTGATGATATTGTGGCTTGAagatatttattttgttctttctttcttgttggagaggttttaaggcagaagtgTCAAGAAGTCTGCACTAGAGTAAACAGTTTGAGGCtccttttaaagttggaacaacagaagcagcctgaatgggtgtggtcaagctctcacaggATGACATTTTTAGTTTTGGCTTTCAGCAAAACTGTCGGCATCTTGAAGACAGAAAAGTTAGTTTTTCCTCTCAGTTACAGTCAGAAGCTGCAGATTCTGTTTCTGCCACTGGATCGGATGTGAGactatatattttattgaatttgtcttttgccaaagatgtttatgggatattactgtattggaacagttaattaggaagtgatactgtatccattattctgttaagtattccagtagagttaagttattcaaaTTTCTTCTTTATTGCATTGTATGTTAACTACTGTGGACAGGACAAAATGCACCTTTTAAAGCCACACGATCATTCTAACTGACAAGTGCCCTCATATTCACATAACAGAAACAGACTGGTACAGATAGATAACTACACTGCCATATGCACACCAGAGAAACATTCAGGAACAGATTAAGCCAAATTTAGATATTCATAAAGCAGAAGCTGACAGGTACAGATTGATAACCAAACTCTCATATTCACAAACCAGAAAATGTCAGGTAAAGATTGATGACAATGTTGACAACACAGAAACTGACTCGTAGCAGAGACTGATAGGGATAGACTGTTCATTAGACAGACACattcactgagcagaaactgacaggtacagatTGATAATGCCAGTCAAACATTCACATAACAGAAATGAACATAAAGACATGGAAAGCAAAACCTCCATTTACATAGCAGAAACTGTCAGGGACCAATTAGTAAATACACTGTCACATTCGCAGAGCAAACACTGACATGGACAGATTGATAACTACAATTATACATTCTCACAGCAGAGACCTTAAGGACAGACTGATAATTACACAAACATAATGACTGTGGAAGAACAGACAGGTACAGATTGATGACTAGACTGCCATATTCGCACATCACAACCTGTGTGGAAAAGTTTAACTAAATTGAGATACTCACAAAACAGAAGCTGACAGGTACATGTTGATAACCACATTGACATATTCCCAACAGAGAAATGGATAAGGTAATACTGATAAAAGCACTCCCACATTCACATAGCAGAGACTGATATTGGGAGACTGAAAATTACACAGACAAATTCATTGAGCAGAAAGAAACGGGTACAGATTGATAAAGCCAGTCAAACAGTCTCATAGCAAAGACTGATAGGCACTGCAATAGTAAATACCCTGACACATTCTCACATCAGAGCCATTCTGGGATTGTGATAATTATACTAATGTAATCACTGTGGAAGAATGGACAGATACAGACTGATGACTACAATCACACATTCAGATGGCAGAAACTGACAACTGACATTGTGAGAGAGTAATAATCATTCACCTCCCGAAAGCTCACATGGGCAGACCAAAAACCATACTCCCGTTTTACACAGCCAATAACGAGAGGTAAACTCACCCTTAACCAACCTGAAATTCTGAACAACACTATCTCATAGTGTAAGCAGGGAATCACAGTGATAAAATAAATAACGCAAGATTGTCACAATTAAAATTCGCACAAGTATCATGTTCAAAATAATCCTTCAATAACAGTGACCAGTTCAGAGTGAGTACAATTGACTTGTGACCAAATAAAGTTCAGAGAAAATCCACATAGCAAAGTTCATAATGAAAAAAAGTTCTGCTTGAAACTGAAATGCACCAAATAATATGTATTCTAATGTAGTGCAAAGTAAGACTTCAGGAACTGAAATATTGGCAGGAGGCTGCTGACACTGATTGAGGAGCCAAACAGGCAGGGAGTAAAATTCATGTTGTCAGCAGAAAGCAAAAGGCACAGGTCACAGTACATCAGTTCCCTTTAGTCATTGAGGTAATCAGAGGAGAACTGGCAATGATACACACACTGGCAGCTGAGTAACGTATGAATACTTTGGGTGATACTCATTGGAGATTTGAAGAAGAATAGGGGGAAAAAATAACTGAAGGGAGTTTGCAGAATAGATGATGGTAGAATGTCCTTCATCTTCAGAGAGTGTAGAAcaagaaacacaagcaaaagagaacattCTTTAACTCCCATTTTCCTCCATCACGATGCAATTGTCAAGTAGTTCCATCATTTCCAGGAGTAAAACACACTCCCTGTCGGATTGCAGTGCATTTTCTCACTTGACAACAAATatgatgccattttaaaatggaagagaaaagaaaaccatTATCAAAAGATGCAGAATACATTACAATTAGAATCTCACACTTTAGAGGAAGCTCGGTATTTGATCCCTTCATAAACTTTCGGTTTGTGTTTCCGATGGTATTGCAGATCCTGACAGATCCACATTGATTCCCAAACTAACCAATCAGAGTGATGTTACCATGCCTACAAAGTAGCCAATCAGGAGTCAGACGTTCCCCATCCCTCATTAGCATTGCTGACGCCGTCAGTCTATAAAGAGCGAGCTCCGAGCCCGCTTACCCTTATTCTGTGTCTGAGAGTGAGCGGCGCTATGGCTGATGAgaagaaagcacagcaagcctCCAAGAAGGGCGCGAAGAAAATCATCAAGAAGGCGCCAGCGAAGGGCGGTAAGAAGAGGAGGCGGTCCAGGAAAGAAAGTTACTCCATCTACATCTACAAAGTGATGAAGCAGGTTCACcccgacaccggcatctcctccAAGGCCATGAGTATCATGAACTCGTTCGTCAGCGATATTTTCGAGCGCATCGCGGGGGAGGCTTCCCGCCTGGCCCATTACAACAAGCGCAGCACCATCAGCTCCCGGGAGATCCAGACCGCCGTGCGGCTGCTGCTACCCGGGGAGCTGGCCAAGCACGCCGTGTCGGAGGGTACAAAGGCGGTGACCAAGTACACCAGCTCCAAGTGAAGGACCGCATTGCACTGAAACAAACACATCcacaacccaaaggctcttttaagAGTCACCCACAACTTCCCTGAAACAGCGAGACCATTATGTTTTTGGGTATGTACCATTAATGTCTCTGCGAGGACTTAGAGAAGTCATTCcccagaaaaaagaaaaagatggGTGAGtgttaggggacagaaagggaaccggcaggcagtgcagggatcccctgtggccattcccctcaataagtataccgttttggataatggggggggggggaatgacttaccaggggaaggcagtggggcacctgctgctcagaagggaagggggaagaggagcagagcagtagtcattggggactcgatggCTAGAGGGACAGATAGGATCTTCTATGGGGACAAGAAAGACTCCTGGTTGGTGTGGTGCCTCACGGGTGcgagggtccgtgatgtctctgatcgtgtttttgggatcctttggGTGAAGGGTGATCAGCCCCAactcatggtccacattggcaccaatgacataggtcggaagagcgacttgaggcagaaattcagggagctaggatggaagctcagAGCTAGGGCAaacagttgttttctctggtttgctgcccgtgccacgtgctagtgaggtgaggaatagggagagaaaggagttga
This window contains:
- the LOC122547305 gene encoding late histone H2B.L4-like, encoding MADEKKAQQASKKGAKKIIKKAPAKGGKKRRRSRKESYSIYIYKVMKQVHPDTGISSKAMSIMNSFVSDIFERIAGEASRLAHYNKRSTISSREIQTAVRLLLPGELAKHAVSEGTKAVTKYTSSK